A genomic region of Nostoc sp. UHCC 0702 contains the following coding sequences:
- a CDS encoding HAMP domain-containing protein, translating to MAASIDDYLEIYQQACTAYAQQNYEVAANLVDQVVQNVPDDPNCHLLRGHIYYVLQQYDVAKAEYQKVLQLTDNQEIIDLANNSLESVIQYQQSLEGQFAAVDNSSQKPATFTEISDHLDSGELGLEDLGTFGDLDSSSFDLNSFDDQQQAVDIEDLSSSSPFEISTDSSSFSSSFNKTLDYSESLSDDPFALNQPLDAQESNANVWEKQTELELPIFWQEENVDQPENNSNLLDNGGNNTSENSPINNSIESPFGENNSPSSNKLETDLVEENYQKPSSPRLDLKMNSLQDETLLFTKQELKNDSTQTNTIKSSSPNNLSESESGNRVQRLEEQENFSQVPSSVKEKSSLKDQQVKADLTAEPNNFDSDEGFDFEAFESAFGSEEFSTDADRNSIPNKQNSKSNIEFLDDFEEFDDLGNIPGFDLVDADSSFGDVTMLSPAMETGGKTRAKDGASDRDDELFSITGSHTGAQQPMPVFTQSDASKLEPTVSVEQGWLAPLENASLDTKPWFVAGTVGAFSALVVATVSFAATSFSPPQQRESVRNTGWAMSLAAGIAGFSTAAFMGNLTLKQIRRTTRDLQTQFDAVRQGNLNVQATVYSEDELGMLATGFNEMARVIFTTTNEAQRKADEQEEAKENLQRQVIRLLDDVEGAARGDLTVQAEVTADVLGAVADAFNLTIQNLRDIVQQVKVAAKEVTKGATNSETFARALSSDALRQAEELAVTLNSVQVMTDSIQRVAEAAREAETVARDASTIALKGGEAVENTVAGILEIRETVAETTRKVKRLAESSQEISKIVALISQIASRTNLLALNASIEAARAGEAGRGFAIVADEVRQLADKSAKSLKEIEQIVMQIQSETGSVMTAMEEGTQQVIKGTKLAEEAKRSLENIIQVANRIDILVRSITSDTVEQTETSRAVAHVMQSVELTAQETSQEAQRVSGALQNLVGVSRGLIASVERFRLETLETR from the coding sequence ATGGCAGCAAGTATAGATGATTACCTCGAAATATATCAGCAGGCTTGTACAGCCTACGCGCAACAAAACTATGAAGTTGCGGCCAATTTAGTCGATCAGGTGGTGCAAAATGTACCAGATGACCCCAATTGCCATTTGTTAAGAGGTCATATCTACTACGTTTTGCAGCAATATGATGTAGCTAAAGCAGAATATCAAAAAGTTTTGCAGTTGACTGACAATCAAGAAATTATTGATTTAGCCAATAATAGTCTTGAAAGCGTCATTCAATACCAACAATCCTTAGAAGGACAGTTTGCTGCTGTAGATAATAGTTCGCAAAAGCCAGCAACTTTTACAGAGATATCTGATCATCTTGACTCTGGCGAATTAGGATTAGAAGATTTAGGGACGTTTGGGGACTTGGATAGCAGCAGCTTTGATTTGAATTCCTTTGATGATCAACAACAAGCTGTGGATATAGAAGACCTATCCAGTAGTAGTCCGTTTGAAATCTCTACAGATAGTAGTTCGTTTAGTAGTTCGTTTAATAAAACCCTAGATTATTCAGAATCTTTGAGCGATGACCCTTTTGCTTTGAATCAACCCTTAGATGCACAAGAGTCAAACGCCAACGTCTGGGAGAAGCAAACAGAATTAGAGTTACCTATTTTTTGGCAGGAAGAAAATGTTGATCAGCCAGAAAATAATAGTAATTTACTAGATAATGGTGGCAATAACACTAGTGAAAATTCACCAATTAATAATAGTATCGAATCACCGTTTGGAGAAAATAATTCGCCTAGCAGTAATAAATTGGAAACAGATTTGGTAGAAGAAAATTACCAAAAGCCAAGTAGTCCAAGATTGGACTTGAAAATGAATAGTCTGCAAGATGAAACTTTACTGTTCACCAAACAAGAATTAAAAAATGATTCTACACAAACAAATACAATCAAATCCAGTAGTCCAAATAATTTATCTGAATCAGAATCAGGTAATCGGGTGCAGCGACTAGAAGAGCAAGAAAATTTTTCACAAGTCCCCTCATCTGTAAAGGAAAAATCATCTTTGAAAGACCAGCAGGTGAAAGCAGATTTAACAGCAGAGCCAAATAACTTTGATAGTGATGAAGGTTTTGATTTTGAAGCATTTGAGTCTGCCTTTGGCTCAGAGGAATTCTCAACTGATGCAGACCGTAACAGCATACCAAACAAACAAAATTCTAAAAGCAACATCGAATTCTTAGACGACTTTGAGGAATTCGACGACTTAGGAAATATTCCTGGGTTTGACTTGGTAGATGCAGACTCTAGCTTTGGTGACGTGACAATGCTTTCCCCGGCTATGGAAACGGGTGGCAAGACACGCGCTAAAGATGGAGCAAGCGATCGCGATGATGAACTGTTTTCCATTACTGGCTCCCATACTGGCGCACAACAGCCAATGCCAGTCTTTACCCAAAGCGATGCCTCGAAGCTAGAACCCACTGTCAGTGTTGAACAGGGCTGGTTAGCACCATTAGAAAATGCCTCCCTAGACACCAAACCCTGGTTCGTTGCTGGTACAGTAGGCGCTTTCTCAGCCCTAGTTGTAGCCACAGTCAGCTTCGCAGCCACCAGCTTTTCTCCACCCCAACAACGGGAATCAGTACGGAATACAGGCTGGGCCATGTCACTGGCAGCGGGCATTGCTGGGTTTTCTACCGCCGCCTTCATGGGCAACCTCACACTCAAGCAAATTCGCCGCACAACCAGGGATTTGCAAACTCAGTTTGATGCAGTCCGCCAAGGAAATCTGAATGTTCAAGCCACGGTGTATTCCGAAGATGAATTAGGAATGTTAGCCACTGGCTTTAATGAAATGGCGCGGGTAATTTTCACCACCACCAATGAAGCCCAACGCAAAGCCGATGAACAAGAGGAAGCCAAAGAAAACTTGCAACGCCAAGTGATTCGCTTGTTGGACGATGTAGAAGGCGCTGCTAGAGGAGATTTAACAGTCCAAGCTGAAGTTACAGCTGACGTACTGGGAGCCGTTGCTGATGCTTTTAACCTGACAATTCAAAACTTGCGGGATATTGTACAACAGGTAAAAGTGGCAGCCAAAGAAGTTACTAAAGGTGCAACCAATTCGGAAACCTTTGCTAGAGCCTTATCTAGTGATGCTTTGCGGCAAGCAGAAGAGTTGGCAGTCACTTTAAATTCTGTGCAGGTAATGACTGACTCGATTCAACGGGTAGCTGAAGCAGCGCGGGAAGCAGAAACTGTGGCTCGTGATGCCAGCACCATCGCCCTCAAAGGTGGAGAAGCGGTGGAAAATACTGTGGCAGGTATTTTAGAAATTAGAGAAACTGTAGCTGAAACTACCAGGAAGGTGAAGCGATTAGCAGAATCTTCTCAAGAAATTTCTAAAATTGTGGCGTTAATTTCTCAAATTGCCTCCCGCACCAACTTGCTAGCACTCAATGCTAGTATTGAGGCGGCACGAGCAGGAGAAGCCGGACGTGGGTTTGCAATTGTGGCAGATGAAGTGCGGCAATTAGCTGATAAATCTGCTAAATCCTTGAAGGAAATTGAACAAATTGTGATGCAAATCCAAAGCGAAACAGGCTCAGTGATGACCGCGATGGAAGAAGGCACACAACAGGTAATTAAAGGCACAAAATTGGCAGAAGAAGCCAAGCGATCGCTAGAGAATATCATTCAAGTAGCGAATCGTATCGATATCCTTGTGCGCTCAATTACCAGCGACACAGTAGAACAAACGGAAACTTCCCGCGCCGTCGCTCATGTCATGCAATCAGTGGAATTAACGGCCCAAGAAACCTCCCAAGAAGCGCAGCGAGTTTCTGGTGCGCTACAAAACTTGGTGGGTGTATCCCGTGGCTTAATCGCCTCCGTTGAACGTTTCCGCTTGGAAACCTTGGAAACAAGGTAA
- a CDS encoding purine-binding chemotaxis protein CheW: MVSKPDFLSGSGQDHFRPELQVESPEGELHLRFYIPSHQEFALPATGIKEVMELSPDRITPIPNASPLLLGTLNLRGRVIWVADLGQFLGEAAPLNTDRAEIPVIAIEEQDTIVGLAVEQIGGMDWLDVQHLMPPTNLPDTMAPFLRGEWVLADKNNQCLRLLDQMAIVRSARWAG, translated from the coding sequence ATGGTCAGCAAACCGGACTTTTTAAGTGGCAGTGGTCAAGACCACTTCCGTCCTGAATTACAAGTAGAAAGTCCTGAGGGTGAGTTACATTTGCGGTTTTACATACCCTCGCATCAGGAGTTTGCACTACCAGCAACCGGTATCAAAGAAGTCATGGAACTGAGTCCTGATAGAATCACCCCGATTCCTAATGCTTCTCCTTTACTTTTGGGTACTCTAAATTTACGAGGTCGAGTAATTTGGGTGGCTGATTTGGGTCAATTTCTTGGGGAAGCAGCTCCGTTAAACACAGATCGAGCAGAAATTCCGGTGATTGCTATTGAAGAACAAGACACAATAGTGGGCTTAGCAGTAGAACAAATCGGTGGTATGGACTGGCTGGATGTACAGCATCTGATGCCACCAACAAATCTACCAGATACTATGGCTCCCTTTTTGCGCGGAGAGTGGGTATTGGCTGATAAAAACAACCAGTGTCTGCGACTGCTCGATCAAATGGCAATTGTACGGAGTGCAAGGTGGGCAGGATGA
- a CDS encoding response regulator: protein MSIVLIVEDSIAQREMITDLLKASGLKVTHASDGVEALEAIQTAPPDLVVLDIVMPRMNGYELCRRLKSDPKTQNVPVVMCSSKGEEFDRYWGMKQGADAYIAKPFQPTELVGTVKQLLRG, encoded by the coding sequence ATGAGTATAGTTCTGATTGTGGAAGACAGTATTGCACAAAGGGAGATGATTACAGACCTCCTGAAAGCCAGTGGCTTAAAAGTCACCCATGCCAGTGACGGAGTAGAAGCATTGGAGGCCATTCAAACTGCACCTCCGGATTTAGTGGTATTGGATATTGTCATGCCCCGGATGAATGGCTACGAATTGTGCCGTCGCTTAAAGTCCGATCCAAAAACCCAAAATGTCCCCGTAGTCATGTGTTCTTCCAAAGGTGAAGAATTTGACCGCTACTGGGGCATGAAACAAGGTGCGGACGCTTACATAGCCAAACCGTTTCAGCCAACAGAGTTGGTAGGAACAGTCAAACAACTACTGCGAGGATAA
- a CDS encoding DUF4388 domain-containing protein, which translates to MQGNLSEIDIRSILQLIELGQRTGQLLVEASFHNNDKLILNEVIRPRHSPNSKQQSWFVFFLNGQIIYCQQGESNLLRIDDYLRHYRVEMRLEDKQLASLGLQSMPEYGYIWALLERNIINPKVAHSIIHHLVHQTLFDLLSLHQGNFIFLQGPALAPQLTSLEIAPLVAKITQQVQEWKQLYPHIQSPEQLPMLADIVQLNSSLPTATVSKLQQWADGKTSLRQLARYLNRDILTVAKAIYPYVQQGWLQLVYSASNNSKAHTDAMEVEEKHTLRIVCIDDTTTIGETVESILKAHGYEAIALSNPLDAISLIFRLQPDLILCDIAMPELDGYEICAMLRQSTAFRFVPIIMLTGKDGFIDRVRASMVGATDYLTKPFGDTELLMLVEKYIDAKSDLATQTRYKTC; encoded by the coding sequence ATGCAGGGAAATTTAAGTGAAATTGATATTCGCAGTATCCTGCAATTGATTGAGTTAGGGCAGCGAACTGGGCAACTTTTGGTGGAAGCCAGCTTTCACAACAACGACAAACTCATACTCAACGAAGTAATCAGACCTCGCCATTCTCCGAACAGCAAACAACAGTCTTGGTTCGTCTTTTTCCTCAACGGTCAAATTATCTATTGCCAACAAGGCGAGAGTAATTTGTTGCGGATTGACGATTACTTACGCCATTACCGAGTTGAAATGCGGCTCGAAGACAAGCAACTTGCCTCACTAGGATTACAGAGTATGCCAGAATATGGATATATCTGGGCACTCTTAGAGCGGAATATTATTAACCCCAAGGTAGCTCATAGTATCATCCACCACTTAGTGCATCAAACACTCTTTGATTTACTGAGTTTACACCAGGGTAATTTCATTTTTCTTCAGGGGCCTGCACTTGCTCCGCAATTAACTAGCTTAGAGATTGCTCCTTTAGTAGCTAAAATTACGCAACAAGTACAAGAGTGGAAGCAACTATATCCACACATTCAGTCTCCCGAACAATTACCAATGCTAGCTGACATAGTGCAGCTCAATTCTTCACTACCAACAGCAACCGTGAGTAAACTCCAACAATGGGCAGATGGTAAAACATCGCTGCGCCAACTAGCTCGTTATCTCAACCGAGACATTTTGACAGTTGCGAAAGCGATATATCCATACGTACAACAGGGGTGGCTGCAATTAGTATATTCCGCAAGCAATAACTCCAAGGCACACACAGACGCTATGGAAGTGGAGGAAAAGCATACTCTGCGGATAGTATGTATTGACGATACAACAACTATCGGTGAGACTGTAGAGTCTATCCTCAAAGCTCATGGTTATGAAGCGATCGCTCTCAGTAATCCCCTAGATGCCATTAGTCTTATTTTTCGACTACAACCAGATTTAATTTTATGCGATATTGCGATGCCAGAATTGGATGGTTATGAAATTTGTGCCATGCTGCGACAATCCACAGCATTTCGGTTTGTACCGATTATTATGCTGACTGGTAAAGATGGATTTATTGATCGAGTCAGAGCTAGTATGGTCGGGGCAACAGATTATTTAACCAAGCCGTTTGGTGACACTGAGTTACTGATGCTTGTAGAAAAATATATAGACGCAAAATCTGATTTAGCCACACAAACAAGATACAAGACTTGTTGA
- a CDS encoding zinc-dependent metalloprotease gives MKYWITKLAIYTVLLYHLLLENSYAQANQLANIDLQGLNKLPVVEQLASANNFGESRKEDWWRFHEIVKVTEKLEGLFTLYKNENSGQVYLEIKPEQLNKDYLATVTLESGIGESNIYSGLALDDFLFYFRRVNNNLHFVVRNVKFRTDASEPEQRSLARSFSDSVLYSLEIDSIDPRTKNILINLDNLLMQDLAGLTPLLKYSLQADYRLEPSKSFFGDVNSFPENIEIDSIYGFSSPEKTNLVTLPDSRALSLKVHYSFSQLRENNSYIPRLADDRVGYFITAFKDFSNNNAPEPFVRYINRWHLEPSDPNVLISPPKKPIVFWIENAVPFEYRNAIREGILMWNKAFEKAGFQNAIEVRQMPDDADWQPADVRYNTIRWFNSLDAGFARGPTRVNPLTGEILDADIIVDANMVRSIQQVYRTYVESRVNHKGFGNKNVTPASECIYEDLPKTVASEKLTSRSDFDHCYGIESSDQASMGALTLSLLQNVAPNTEAMQDYVHQYLRSLIAHEVGHTLGLRHNFHGSTMLAPEELNNTEITHTKGLAGSVMDYLPVNIAPQGVQQGDYFPQVIGPYDEWAIEYGYKRSPQVLLEAIIPETEKSFLEQIALVSPQPELSYATDEDIWDINPLANVWDMSSDVLVYSQWQMDNARVMWQRLDKGYLSKGESYSNLRVLFNRVLQYYFRNATLLSKYIGGQSFRRLHASDDTSWAFVPVSLPKQRQALTKLQEYVFAEDAFSFSPQLLNQLAPSRWQHWGSFVPNNRLDYPIHERILNFQSAVLRSLLDSERLNRLQDIELKTLPGEALSIPELFDTLQKDIWTEILTQGEPKPISSIRRALQREHLNILLEMVLRTTEAPEDGRTLAWYELRQLQKAIEERLFQFRENLDIYTLAHLELSGDRITKALNAQLLSK, from the coding sequence ATGAAATACTGGATAACGAAATTAGCAATCTATACAGTATTGCTATATCACTTATTACTAGAAAATAGTTACGCACAAGCTAACCAACTTGCAAATATTGATCTGCAAGGACTAAATAAGCTTCCAGTAGTTGAACAATTAGCTAGTGCTAATAATTTTGGTGAGAGTAGAAAGGAAGATTGGTGGCGGTTTCATGAGATAGTCAAAGTAACAGAGAAACTAGAGGGGCTTTTCACACTTTATAAAAATGAAAACTCAGGCCAAGTTTACTTGGAAATTAAACCTGAACAGTTAAATAAAGACTACTTAGCTACAGTAACATTAGAATCCGGCATTGGGGAAAGTAATATTTATAGTGGATTAGCTCTTGATGATTTTCTTTTCTACTTCCGGCGAGTAAACAATAATTTGCACTTTGTTGTGCGTAATGTTAAATTCCGTACAGATGCAAGTGAACCAGAACAGCGATCGCTTGCTCGTTCATTTAGTGACTCAGTTCTTTATTCACTCGAAATAGACAGTATTGATCCGCGCACTAAAAATATTTTGATTAACCTGGATAACCTGCTGATGCAGGATTTGGCTGGATTAACGCCTCTATTGAAATACTCTTTGCAAGCTGATTATCGCTTAGAACCAAGCAAATCTTTTTTTGGTGATGTCAACAGCTTTCCTGAAAATATAGAAATTGATTCAATTTACGGTTTTTCATCACCAGAAAAAACCAATTTAGTCACCTTACCCGATAGCAGGGCGCTGAGTCTCAAGGTACACTACAGTTTTTCTCAACTAAGAGAAAACAACAGTTACATTCCCAGGCTTGCCGATGACAGAGTAGGATATTTTATTACTGCTTTTAAAGATTTCTCTAATAATAACGCCCCAGAACCATTTGTCAGATACATTAATCGTTGGCATCTCGAACCATCCGACCCTAACGTACTCATATCTCCACCCAAAAAGCCAATTGTCTTTTGGATTGAAAATGCTGTGCCTTTCGAGTACCGCAACGCCATTCGTGAAGGTATTCTCATGTGGAACAAAGCATTTGAAAAAGCCGGATTCCAAAATGCTATTGAAGTACGACAAATGCCAGATGATGCTGATTGGCAACCGGCAGATGTACGCTATAACACTATTCGTTGGTTTAATTCTCTGGATGCAGGTTTTGCCAGAGGCCCGACGCGCGTCAACCCACTCACCGGGGAAATCTTGGATGCAGATATTATCGTAGATGCCAATATGGTGCGATCGATTCAGCAAGTATATCGCACCTACGTAGAGTCAAGAGTGAACCACAAAGGATTTGGCAATAAAAACGTTACTCCAGCCTCCGAATGCATTTATGAAGATTTACCCAAAACTGTCGCATCTGAAAAGTTGACTTCCCGAAGCGATTTTGACCACTGCTATGGTATAGAATCTTCAGATCAGGCAAGTATGGGGGCGTTGACATTATCACTTTTGCAAAACGTTGCACCCAACACTGAAGCGATGCAGGATTATGTGCATCAATATTTGCGTTCTCTCATCGCCCATGAAGTCGGGCATACGCTTGGTTTGCGCCATAATTTTCACGGTAGCACCATGTTAGCGCCCGAAGAATTAAATAATACTGAAATCACTCATACCAAAGGTTTAGCCGGTTCGGTGATGGACTATCTACCGGTGAATATAGCACCACAGGGAGTACAGCAAGGCGACTATTTCCCTCAGGTTATTGGCCCTTACGACGAATGGGCAATTGAATATGGTTATAAAAGAAGCCCTCAAGTGCTACTTGAGGCAATCATTCCAGAAACAGAAAAAAGTTTTTTAGAACAGATTGCTTTAGTATCACCTCAACCAGAATTGTCTTACGCAACAGATGAAGATATTTGGGACATCAATCCCCTGGCAAATGTTTGGGACATGAGTAGCGATGTGCTAGTTTATTCTCAGTGGCAAATGGATAATGCCCGCGTGATGTGGCAGCGTCTTGACAAAGGTTATCTATCAAAAGGAGAAAGCTACAGTAACCTGCGCGTCTTATTTAATAGAGTACTTCAATACTATTTTCGTAACGCCACCTTGCTATCTAAATATATTGGTGGGCAATCGTTTCGCCGTCTCCATGCTAGTGATGATACTTCCTGGGCATTTGTACCAGTTTCACTACCAAAACAACGTCAGGCATTGACAAAATTACAAGAGTATGTATTTGCTGAAGATGCTTTTAGTTTTTCACCGCAACTACTGAATCAGCTAGCACCATCGCGGTGGCAACATTGGGGTAGTTTTGTACCCAACAACCGCCTTGATTATCCCATTCACGAACGTATTTTGAACTTTCAAAGTGCGGTATTGCGATCGCTACTAGACAGCGAGAGGCTAAATCGTTTACAAGATATAGAATTAAAAACCTTGCCTGGGGAAGCACTTTCCATACCAGAACTGTTTGACACCTTACAAAAAGACATCTGGACAGAAATTTTAACTCAAGGCGAACCAAAGCCAATTTCTAGCATCCGCCGTGCATTGCAACGGGAACATTTGAATATTTTGCTGGAAATGGTGTTGCGTACTACTGAAGCGCCTGAAGATGGGCGGACACTAGCTTGGTATGAATTGCGCCAACTGCAAAAAGCTATTGAGGAAAGGCTCTTTCAATTTCGTGAAAACCTTGATATTTATACATTAGCTCACCTAGAACTTTCAGGCGATCGCATCACCAAAGCATTAAATGCACAGTTGCTCTCTAAGTAA